TACGGCAACGAGTGCAATCTAGACCGTAAAAAACAGTACTTACAGATGATTCTTTCGAATAACACGTGTGCTTCGACTCCGGAACTGGAGCAGGCGGCAATTTCATTGCAGGAAATGCTCGACTTTAAGTCTCCGGATGGGCGCTCGGCAACGGAAATTTGTAGAGAGCAAATGCGATAGTTATTGCAATACGAGAAATAAAAAAGCCGACTTGAAGCCGGCTTTTTGTGTAATTGCTTGGACCTTTTATTCGTCGCGGGCGTCCGGGTTGAAACGCTTGACGGTCGCACCGATCTTAGCCATCTTAGCTTCGAAATCTTCGTAACCGCGGTCAAGGTGGTAAATACGGCTGATGGTCGTTTCGCCTTCGGCAATAAGGCCTGCGAGAACGAGAGCTGCACTGGCGCGGAGGTCAGAACCCATGATGTCAGCACCTTCGAGCGGGAGGCCGCCCTTGATGGTAGCCGTGTTGCCGTTCAGCTGGATGGAGGCTCCCAAGCGTTCGAGTTCGGCGACATGCTTGAAACGGTCGTTGTAAACCGTGTCTTGCACGAGGCTGTTCCCTGGAATGGAGAGGAGCGTTGCCATGAACGGAGCCTGCATATCGGTCGGGAATCCCGGGAACGGGAGCGTCACAAGGCTCATCGGCTTGAGTTCCTGCTGGCGGGCGTCAACTTCGGCCCAGTCGGCACCGACGTTCACCTTGCAGCCGATTTCGCGGAAAGCGTCGAGCGTAGAGGCGATGTGTTCCGGAATGATGCGAGTGACTTTCACGCGGCCGCGCGTGATGGCGGCGGCGCAGAGGAATGTGCCTGCTTCAATGCGGTCCGGGATGGTGACACCTGTACCCGGGCGGAGGGATTCGACGCCCTGGACGGTGAGGGTGCGCGTGCCGCGGCCCTGAATTTTAGCGCCCATGCTGGTGAGGAAGTCTATGAGGTTATCGATTTCGGGTTCGAGGGCGGCGTTCTGCAAGACGCTCACGCCCTTGGCAAGTGTTGCTGCCATCAAGACGTTGACTGTTGCACCGACGCTAGAAATCGGGAAGTTGAAGTTGCCACCGGGGAGGCGGCCTTCGCAAGTGGCTTCGACGTAACCGTGCGTGACGGTAATCTTTGCACCGAGCGCTTCGAGACCTTTGAGGTGGAGGTCCACAGGGCGCGGGCCCCAGGCGCATCCGCCGGGGAGCGAGACTCGGCAACGTCCGAATCTGGCGACGAGAGGGCCGAGCACGTAGAAGCTTGCGCGCATGGTTTTCACGAGTTCATACGGCGCTTCGAGGTGGTCTACACCGCGAGTATCGATTTTTAAAACGTGGCTTCCGCCATTGATGTGGCAACCAATCACGCGGAGCACATCGGACATGGTCTTCATGTCTTTCAAGTGCGGAACGTTTGTGATTTCAGAAACGCCATCGGCGAGGAGCGCTGCGGCCATCACGGCAAGTACGGCGTTCTTTGCGCCAGAAATTTCAACTTCACCATTGACAGGTGCTTTAACTTGCGGAACGATAAACTGATCCATATAAATTAAACCTCTTTCTTTTCTTTTTGCTCGATGGCATTATGAACGACACGAGTCTGTGCGATAAAGTCGTGTAGCGCTCTCTTTTGCGGATCGATAAGGACAATCAGGTAACCCAGACCATAAAAAATGAGTGTCGCTTGCGTGACGATGCTTGCCACAAAGCGGAAAATCGAGAAAGCCCATGAAAGCTTTTCGCCATTTGCCATTTCGACATGAATGCGCATGAGCTTTTTACCCGGCGTGGCGCCCCAAACTGCATGGAATACAATAAAGTAAATTGCCTGTACAACGCTCCAAATCGTAAAGAATGTAGACATTCCGGGGAGTTCGAGTGCTTTGGATACAAGTTCTGTGGAGGTGGGGTTTTCGATGTACTGATTTGCGATTTCGGAGGCGGCACTTAAGTCCAGCATGCCTGCCAAGCTTATAATGTAAAGGAAAATCGCACCGACCACAGAAAGAATTAAGTTGTCTATAATAAAGGCGTTCGCGCGTACAAAAAATCCTGCAAATCGCTTGCGCTGCATTCTGCCTTGCAATAACGTTTCAATCGTCTGCTTGAGAAGCTCTTCTTCGGTCGGCTCCGGGGGCTCACTTGCTTCAGGGAAATCTTTCCATGCTTTCCAATTCGTTTCGCCTGAGTGCCAGACTAAAGTTTCGTCTTTTATCTTGCCTTCGTTGACAAAATCTCTAATTTCATCGATAGAATAAGGACCTTGACGCCTATCCCCGTCGGTGATTGATGTATCGATATAAAACCATTTCATGTTGTGGAATAATTTAGTAAAAAGTTCGCAAGCCGAATTTTCGAAAAAATCCTAAATTTACAGGTTATGATGATGTTTAAAATTGGTCAGCGCTACGTTAGCCAAGCCGAACCTACCCTGGGGCTTGGTATTGTATCTGAAGTTCAGGGCCGTACTGTTAAAATTTTGTTCCCGTCTATCGGTCAAGCTCGTATTTACAGGACCGATGAAGCTCCGATTGAACGTTTTGTTTTGCAAGTGGGTGAAACCGTCAAGAGCGAAAAAGGTGTCTCCTTTGTGGTGGACTCTGTTCGCGAAGACGCGGGTATTATGGTTTATGTCGGGCGTAATGGCAAAGAGATGAAGGAATCCGAGCTGAGCGCGAAGATTTCGACCGCTCGACCGGCAGTGCTGTTTAAGGCCTTGGCGGATGACGAAGTTTGCTCGTCACGTGATTTTTTGCGTCATGAAGATGCGATGGAAATGTATTACAAGTGGATTTCTTCGCCGGTTCGTGGCATGATTGGCCCGCGTGTGAACATGATCCCGCATCAGTATTACCTTTGCTACCGTGCCTGCTCTAGCTCGACGCTCCCGAGGCTTATGCTTTCGGACGAAGTGGGTTTGGGCAAGACGATTGAAGCGGGCATGATTTGGCATGCTCTCAAGTCGAGAGGCCGCATCCAGCGTACGCTCGTGATTGTCCCGGAAACGCTGAAGCACCAGTGGATGATTGAAATGAAGCGCCGTTTCAACCAGCTCTTTACGCTGGTGGACGAAGGCTACATCCGTGGTTTGTTTGTGGGGGTCGCCAAAGACGAGACGAAGCCCAATCCGTTCATGCAGAGTAACGACATCATTGTGTCCATCGACTTTTTGATGGCTCAGCCTGCATTGATTGAAGACCTCTTGAAGACGAACTGGGATATGACCATCATCGATGAAGCACACCATCTGGTGTGCGAGGATGGTTTTACGAGCCACGAGTACATGCTCGCAAATAGGGTGATTGGTCGCTCTAAGGGCGTGTTGCTTTTGACCGGTACGCCCTTGCAGCTCCATCCGGAATCGCAGTTCAACCGTCTCAAGATGCTCGACCCGGTGCGCTTTGCAGACTATAACGATTTTATCAAGGACCAGGAAGCTTACCTCAAGCTTGTGCGAGATTTAAATAAGCTCCCGACCGACCCGAACCACCACATGAGCTGGGACGACTTGTACGAATGCGTCCCGAAGAACTCGCAAATTCGCCCGTGGCTGGAACAGGAAAATTCAAAGTCCATGACCGCTGGCGAATGGATGCGCCGCATTGTCGATGGTATGGGTACGGGTTCTGTGGTGTTCCGCAATACGCGTAAGGGCGTGGGCGGATTCCCGAAGCGTGTGCTCGATGAAATTCCGCTTGAACCGAATCCGGCTTACCGTGAAATGGTGGATGTTGCGGCCGACCGCGACTTGGAAGCATCGACCGACATTCAGGAAAATGGCCTCCTCTGCACGAGGTTCTCCGACGCATGGGCGATGGACGAACGCTTTGTGTGGCTCAAGGGATTCCTCAAGGAATACAAGAACGAAAAGGTTTTGCTGATTTGCGAATCCATCCAGGTGGTGCAGGCGCTTGAAACTTTGCTCCTCGAATTTTTGGGTGAAGGTGCGTTTGTGATGTTCCACGAAGATATGAGCATCATGGCGCGCGACAAGGCTGCGGCAAACTTCAGCAAGCCTGATGGTGCTAACTTGCTCATCGCTTCTGAAATTGGTTCTGAAGGCCGTAACTTCCAGTTTTCGCATCACTTGGTCTTGTTCGACTTGCCGCTTGATGCCGCTCTTGTGGAACAGCGTATTGGCCGCTTGGACCGCATTGGTCAGGATAAGGACATCATCATCCACGTGCCGTACGTGAAGGGCTCTGGCCAGGAAGTGATGTTCCGCTGGTATAACGAAGGTTTGAATTCGTTTGGCGCTCCGCTCATGAGCGGTGGTGAACTCTTCCTCAAGTACACGGAATCCTTGATTGAAGCTTTGGCAACGCCGCGCGCTAGCCTTGAAAACTTTGTAAAGAACGTCATCCCGCAGGTCAAGAAAGACTGCGAACAGATGCGTAAGCATATCGAAAACGGTCGTGACCGCTTGCTGGAATTCAACTCCCGCAATCCCGAGAAGGCCAAGGAAATCACGGATGAAATTCGTGAACTTGATGCCGAGCCGGAACTCAAGAATCTCGTGTTCGATTCCTTGATGAATCGCGGACTCGATGTTGAAAAGAGCTCTGTGCAGGATTGCTTCCTCATTACGATGGGACCGCAGGTTGAAGCGGGTTCTGTGCCGGGCATGCCTGATTTGGCAATGGCTGCGGCGAGTGCTGGCGGTGGCCGCGTGAATAGCCAGACGGATCTCTGTGGCGAAGGCGGTGGAGATGGCGACGGCGATGGTCGCGTGAGCGGTGGCACTTGCATGACGGTCACGTTCGATCGCGATGTCGCGATGACGCATGACGATATTGAATTTATCAGCTTGGACCACCCGCTTGCTCAGGGCGTGTTCGATTACGAAACGAGCTTTGGCCGTGGAACAGTGTCTTGCGCCATTTGGCCGAACTCCGGTTTGCGCGGACTCATGATGCAGTACAACTTTGCTGTGGAACTTCCAGTGTCCGAAGAATGGGGCTGCGCCGATATCGCAGGGCCGAAGTATTTCAAGGTGCTCGTGAATGCGAAGGGCGAAAACATGTCCGGGTATTTCGATGCACTTTCGAATGCGGCGCTCAAGGATGTGGGCGTTCCGCAGGGCAATGCGGCTGTCGATATGACGCTCCGTTACTTTGCTAAGGATGGACTTGCGAAGGCTCGCTTGATTGTTTCTGAACAGGCAAAGAAGTATGCCGAAGAAGCGGCAAATGCCGTGGAAGCCCGTTCGGAACAGGAATACCAGCGCATGAACCATTTGCTTTCGATGCGTGGCAAGGCCGGTACGAGCGAAGCTTTGAAGCAGCTCCGCAAGAACGTGCAGGAACGCAAGAAGATTGTGGCTAACCCGCAACTCCGCCTCGATGCCATTCGCCTGGTGGTGTGCAAGTAAACTATTGACTAATAACTAACGACTGAAAAATGAGTGAATTAAGAAAGAACATTTTAGATGAAGCTCGCCGCGTGGTGGTGAAGATTGGATCTCGCATTCTCGTGGATTCCGAGCGTGGTGGCGTTCGTACGCGTTACATCCAGAAACTCGCGGATTCCGTGGCACGCTTGATGGATGCTGGCAAGGAAGTCGTCATTGTCACGAGTGGCGCTGTGGGTACTGGCATGGCGGAACTTGGCTACAAGCAGAAGCCGACTGTGCTTGCCGAAAAGCAGGCTTGCGCTGCCGTGGGCCAGATTGACCTTATGTACGCTTATCGCGAAATGTTCCGCTGGGTGCAACTCTCCGTCGGTCAGATTCTCTTGTCTGCAGAAGACTTCCGTGATCGTGCGCGTTACAAGAATTTGCAGAACACCATCAAGGCCATGCTTGCTCGTAAGATTGTTCCGATTATTAACGAGAACGACTCCTTGGCTGTCGCCGAAATCAAGGTGGGCGATAACGACAAGCTCTCGAGCGATGTGGCGTTGTTCCTTGATGCAGACTTGCTCCTCATCTTTACGGATGAAGATGGCTTGTTCGATGACAATCCGAAGAAGAATCCGAACGCTCGCTTGTTGAACTTTGTTCCTGAAATCACGCCTGCGATTTTGGCATTGGCCGGAAAGCCCGGCGAGGCCGGGTCCGCCGTCAGTACCGGCGGTATGAGGAGCAAGCTCGAAGCCATTCGCAATGTGACGAAGAGCGGCGCGAATGCATTCCTCGCTAGCGGTATGAAGGTACTCCCGCATCAGGTGTTCTTTGAAAATGCAACAGGTACGTTGTTTGCGGGTTCCAAGAAAAAGCTCAATAGCCGCCAGCGCTGGCTGAGTTTCATTACGACGCCGCGTGGAAGCGTGATTGTCGATGAAGGTGGCGTGAAGGCTTTGCGTGAAAATCATTCGAGTTTGTTGCCGGTTGGCGTGATTGCGGTACAGAAGCATTTCGACAAGGGTGACTTGATTGAAGTCCAGGATGAAAAGAAGAATCCTGTGGCTCGCGGTGTCGCTGGTTTTGATAGCGAAACGCTTAAGCTTGTGCTCCGCAAGAAGACTGCCCAAGTGCACGAAATCTTGGGCAAGAATGTTCCGGATGAACTTATCCACAAGAACGACTTGGTTGTATTCTAACTAGGTGACTTTAGACCGCTTTAGACAAAAGGATCAAACGTATGGCTGAAGATCAGAATGTCGAAGAATTGGCCGAAGAATCGGCGGAACTCCCGAAAGTTGAAAGTAGGGAAGACCTGGCTCGCATTATACAGGCGCTTGTGTTTGCGTCTCCGGATGTCGTGACGCTCAAGAAGCTTCGCGAAATTCTTGGCGATTTTTTGGATGCTCGTTCTGTGGCGGATGCGCTCATTACCGCGAACGATTCTTTGAATAAAATTCAGTCTCCGTTTGAAATTGTGGAACAGGCGGGCGGTTACCGCTTTAGAACACGTGCAAAGTATTATCCGTGGGTGCGCAAGCTCTTCCCGGAAGCAAACGCAAGACGCCTTTCGCAGGCGGCACTTGAAACGCTTGCCGTGATTGCGTACCAGCAGCCGATTACGAAGGCCGCGATTGAACAGGTTCGTGGCGTTTCGTCTGCGGATGGTCCGATCCGTAATTTGCTTGACAAGGGCTTTATTACTTTGGGCGCAAGAGCAGAAACTGTTGGTAACCCTTATACTTACGTGACCACGCAGGAATTTTTGAAATACTTTGGTATCAATCGCATTCCGGAAGATTTGCCGCGTTTGCGCGAATTCAGTGAACTTTTGGAAGCGGGCGCTTTGGTGCCGCAGTACTCCAAGCCTGATAACGCTCCGGAAGAACCGACTCCGCTTGAAGAATCGACAGACCAGATTGAATTGTCTATGGGAGATGCTTAATGGCCGTTACTCCGTTGATGCAGCAATATTACGAAATCAAGAAAGAAAATCCTGGCTGCATTTTGTTTTTCCGCATGGGCGACTTCTTTGAACTTTTTGAAGATGACGCTGTAATCGCCTCGAAAATTTTAGGTTTAACGCTCACGAGCCGCAATAACGGCGCCTCCGGTGCAACGCCTTTGTGCGGGTTCCCGCACCACGCTGCCGAACGCTATGTGCCAAAGATGGTGGCCGCAGGCTACCGCATCGCCATTTGCGAACAGGTCGAAGACCCGAAACTCGCGAAGGGCATTGTCAAGCGCGACATTGTTGAAATCATCAGCGCCGGCACGGCGATGAACGAAGAAAACCTCAATGCGAAAGAGGCAAATTACCTTTGCGCTTATGTGCCTGCGACAAGTGATGATGGCAAGGGCGGAAACGGGGATGTGGCTGCGTTTGCGATTGCCGATGTGACGACGGGTTACTTGGCGACGTGCCGTAGCAGTGTGCAGGCTTTCGAATGTGAATTCAGCCGCCGCATGCCCAAGGAAATCGTGATTCCCGAAGGGACGACGATTCCATCTGCGATTATGGACTTGATTAAGGCGGAAAACGTCTTGGTCACTGAACTCCCTGCTATTTTGTTTGCAGAAGACCAAGCAAAGGATGTGCTGTTTACGCACTTCAAGGTTGAAGCGCTTGATGGCCTTGGCTTGGATGGTCGTGTTTTTGAAACGTCCGTGACGGGCGCTTTGCTCCAGTATTTGATCAACCAGAAAAAGTCCGAACTGTCGCACTTTACGACGCTCGAGATTTTGAATCTGGACGATTACATGACGCTCGACCCGAGCACGCTCCGCAATTTGGAACTCGTGCGTCCGCTGAATGCTGACGATTATTCCAGCACGCTTTGCTCGGTGCTCGATTTTACGGTGACGGCGATGGGTGGGCGTACGCTCAAGGACTGGGTGAGCCATCCGTTGATTGCTGTGGACCGCATCCGCGAACGCGAAGAAGCGGTGGGCGAGCTTGTCCAGAATCCTGTGGCGCTTGACGAACTCAAGGAATCGCTCACGTCGATTCTTGATATGGAACGCTTGATGGGCCGCGTCGGTAGCGGTCGTGCAAATGCGCGTGACCTCGCGGGAATGGGACGTTCTCTTTCGCAGGCATCAAAGGTCGCTGACGTTTTGGAAGGCTTGCATGCGCCGCTTTTTGAAGGGCTGCGTGAAACGCTGAACGCGGCAAAGGGCCGTGGCGAAGACTTGCTCAAGTACTTCAATGATGACTTGCCGATGACAGTGCGTGAAGGCGGAATGATTCGCCCAGGCGCTAGTGCAGAGCTAGATGCCATGAACGAGGACATCAAGGAACGCCGCGAATGGATTGCTTCTTTGGAAGGTCGTGAACGCGAACGTCTTGGAATCCCGAGTCTCAAGGTCGGTTACAACCGCGTGTTCGGATACTACATCGAAATCACGAAGGCGCAGATGGCAAAGGCCACGCAGCCGATTCCGGACGAGTATATCCGCAAGCAGACGACGGTGAACGGCGAACGCTATATCACGCCCGAGATGAAGGAATGTGAATCCGTCATCAGCAATGCCGAAGTCAACATCCATGCGCTGGAATACAAGATTTTCTGCGAACTTCGCGAACGCGTGAACAGCTGGCGTGCCGAACTCCAGGGCATTGCCGATGCAATTGCTCGCGTCGATAGTTTGTACAGCTTTGCCCGTGCGGCACGTAAGTACAATTACGTTTGCCCGGAAGTTTTTGACGGGACGGGTATTGAAATTCGCGGCGGTTTCCATCCGGTGATTGTCGCGGTGAATCCTGATTTGAACTTTGTCCCGAATGATGTGACGCTCTCGCCGGACGGTACGCGACTGATGCTCATCACCGGCCCGAACATGGCCGGTAAATCGACGTACTTGCGCCAGACGGGGCTCATTGTGCTCATGGCGCAGATTGGCTGCTTTGTGCCTGCCGAAAGTGCGCGCATTGGTGTGGTGGACCGCATCTTTACGCGTGTGGGCGCGAGCGACCGCTTGAGCCGTGGCCTCAGTACGTTCATGGTCGAGATGATCGAAACGGCGAACATCCTCCGCAATGCGACGCCGCATAGCCTTGTGCTGCTCGATGAAATCGGTCGCGGTACGAGTACGTTTGACGGCCTCTCGATTGCGTGGGCGATTGTCGAGACGCTCCACAGCGAGCCTGCCCGCATGGCGCTCACGCTGTTTGCAACGCACTATCACGAATTGACGGGGCTTGTGGAATCGTTGGAACATGCCGGAAACTTCCAGGTCGCTGTGCAAGAGAAGGGCGACAAGCTCACGTTCTTGCACAAGATTCTTGAAGGCGCTTGCGATTCGAGCTATGGCATTCACGTGGCCGAGATGGCGGGGCTCCCACCTAACGTGGTGCGCCGAGCTCGCAAGATTTTGCTCCGTTTGGAAAAGCAGAAGATTGACCCGAGTGACGAGGCGCAAAACAAGAAAATCAAGGCGCAGCCGCAGATGGACTTGTTTGCACCGCCAGACGAAAATACGCTCTTGCTCAAGGATGAAATTCGCAGGCTCAAGCCCGAGGAAATGACTCCGATGCAAGCGCTGCAACGCCTCATGGACCTGAAGGAAAATTACGGGAAATAATGATCGATTTCGCGGCTTTAATGAACTTTGCTTTTGAGAATCGGCTCTACGAGTCCGAGGTTCATGGCATTGAGCATTGGCATCAGGTGGAGTACAATGGGCTCCTCCTGGCGAAAAAGACTGGCGCCGACATTGACGTAGTGCGCTTGTTTGCGATTTTTCACGACTCGCAGCGTTTGGATGATGCATACGACCGTGAACATGGTGCACGCGGCGCAGAATTTGCAAAGCGTTGCCGCGAGGAAAAGCTTTTTGAATTGGACGATGAACGCTTTGGCTGGCTCTATGATGCGTGCCGCCTCCACACGATTCAGCCGCGTACGGGAATTGTTACGATAGACACGTGCTTTGATGCGGACCGTCTGGATTTGGGCCGTGTCGGGTTCCCGCTGAATCCTGAAAAAATGGCGACGGAATGGGGTGCAAAAATAGCCCAGAAGTCTCTCACTTCGGGCTATTCCGTATTCCACATGCGCGAGTGGATCCGCAAATTGGCGCTTTAATTATTCCTTAATTGCCTGGAACGTGCAGCTGATTTCAACAGCGACGTTCTTCGGGAGTGTTGAAACGCCAACAGCCGTACGGGCGTGCTTCCCGTTTTCACCGAGAATCTGTACAGCAAGTTCGCTAGCGCCATTCAGCACAATCGGCTGGTCGTGGAAATCGTTTGCGGATTGCACAAATCCCTGAATCTGAACGAGGCGGAGTGTTTCGCCGGCTTTCAACTGCGTGAGGGCGGCTGCAATGTTGTTCAAGAAGCAAATCTGTGCCGCTTCCTTTGCCTTTTCCACAGAAATCTGGTTCGGAACAACGCCGGTAAAGGCGGAAAAATCGCCCTTTACAGACGGCAACTGCCCAGAAACAATAATCGTATCGCCAAAGCGCGTTGCCGGGACATAAGCGGCAACTGGTGCGGGGCAGGCGGGGAGCGTCAGCCCCAATTCTTGGAATTTAGAGACAATTTGACTCATGTAATCTCCTTGTTTTTGCGCCTTTAATATACAATAATTGAAGCGCGTTTGGGACGTTTATGCCCCGCTAATTAAAAAGCCCGCACGTTTTTACGTGCGGGTATATTTTAAGGCTATTGTTGGCGATTACTTCTTTTCGACGAGTTCCGTAGCGAGCTTCTTCATTCCGTTGAAGTCCCACTTGCCGCTGCCGAGCTTCGGGATGGCTTCGACGACAAACACGGAACCCGGCTGCATGAGTGGCGGAATGCCCGACTTGCGGAGGCTTCTCGAGATATCTTCGGTGTCGAGTGTTGCATCGCCCTTGACGAGGAGCACGATGCGTTCGCCCTTCACAGAATCCGGAACGGCGGTAATGGCAAATTCGTGTTCTCCCATGATGCCTGTTTCTGCAATGCGGAGTTCCACGGCGGTAAGCGAAATCATTTCGCCGCCGAGCTTTGCGAAGCGGCTGTAGCGGCCGAGAATCTTGACGAAGCCGTCTTCGGTGATGGTACACTTGTCTCCGGTCTTGTACCAGCGACGCCCATCGACTTCAAAAATGACGGCGTCTGTTTTTGCTTCATCGCGGAGGTAACCCTTCATCACTTGCGGGCCTGTGATGACGAGCATGCCTTCTTCGCCCGGTGCGAGGAACTGGTTCGTTTCCGGATCGATGATGGCGCCTGTTGAACCAGGGACAACCATGCCGATGCTCGAGTGGTCGCAGCACTTTTCCATCGTCAAGAAGTCGTCGAGCAATACGTTCGGGGCGTTGAGCGTGGCAAGCGGCGTGAGTTCCGTACAGCCGTAGCCTTCGTAAATGTCTTTGCCGAACTTGAGCTTGAAGGTCTCGCGCATTTCGGGGCGGAGCTTTTCTGCACCGGCAATCACGTAGCGCAAAGAGTCGAGGCACATAGGGTGTACCCAGCGGTTGATGGCGATGGCGCGGAGGAACGTCGGGGTGCCCATGAGGATGGTTGCCTTGTATTCGGCGCATACGCGGGCAAGAGTCTTGATGTCGGTCGGGTCGGGGCAGAGCACCATCGGCACACCGTCCAAAAGCGGCATCATGAATGTCATCGTAAAGCCAAACGAATGGAACAGCGGGAGGAGCGATGCCATCACGTCGGTGCGGCAAAGCCTGATGACGTGGTCTCCTTGCTGAGCGTTCGAAATGACGTTTTTGTGCGTGAGTTCTACACCCTTCGGTGTACCTTCAGAACCGGAACTGAACAAGATAACGGCATCATCGGTTAACTTAGACGTGGTGAACCAGAGGTCTCTCAAAAGTTTCTTGGGGAACGTTAAGACGATGAACGATTCGAGCAGACGGCAGAATGTGCTGATTTTCTGTTCTTCTTCGTCGATGTAGAACATCTGGCATTTTTCGGCAAGCTGCTTGAAGTCGGCGTTCTTGCCGCAGAGCTTGTCAAAGAAGGCTCGGGACGTGACAATTGTCGAAAGTTCAGCCTTGTCGATGCAGCCGATAAGCGTGTCGACGGGCGAGGTGTAGTTCAAGTTGACCGTCGTCTTTCCGCAGCCGAGAATAGACATAATGCCGAGGGCTGCGTCGCGGCTCGTGGGGAGCATGAAGCCTACGTTCTGGTCGTTCTTGGTGAGCGATTTGATTTTCTTGCTGAAGTGGTGGCAGAGGCGGATCATCTCGTAACCATTCACGTGGCGGCCGGCCGGATCAATCAATATTGGGCGGGAACGGCGCTTGCGCATCGCGCGGTACCAGAGCGGGATGATACTTGCGGAATGGTCCATCGCCATGTTCCAGATGTCGGTTCCCAGGTTCTGCAAGTCCTTGCGGATCACGTTTTCGGGCGTGGTGGCGGGGAGAGCCTTGCCGAAACCTACGCTGATGACTCGGTTGAAATACTGCGGGCGGTTTACGCATTCGGAGGCGTGGCTGTAGCGGCTGCCCCAAAGACCTTGTATGTAGAACGGGACGATTTGGGCTTCGGTGCCTTCAATAGCCTTTGTGTAATCGAGCGAGAATTTGGAAACAAATGGCGTCTTGGAAACTTCGCCTTCGGGGAAGATGACCACCGCTTCGCCCTTCAATAGCGCTTCGTGGATTTTTTCCATGGCTTCGCTGGGGTCGCGGCGGTTGATGTTGATGACCGACTTGCCGTGAGAGAACCAGCGCAAATACCAGTCGGCAAAGGTGTTGCGGTTGCTCGCGATGAGGAGCGTGCGCGGAGATGCCATCTGGAGCACTGCCCAGTCGATGAAGCTAAAGTGCGGACCCACCAAAAGGAGCGGGCCGGATTCGGGCATGTTCTGGATGCCGTGGACCTTGACCTTATAGCGGAACACGTATGAGAATGCAAAGCGGAGCCCAGCGCGGAGGAGCGTCATCGGGGTGCGCTTGAGCGTGAACACGAACGTGAGGGCGAGGATCACAGCGAGGAAGAATAGCTGT
The DNA window shown above is from Fibrobacter sp. UWB2 and carries:
- the mutS gene encoding DNA mismatch repair protein MutS is translated as MAVTPLMQQYYEIKKENPGCILFFRMGDFFELFEDDAVIASKILGLTLTSRNNGASGATPLCGFPHHAAERYVPKMVAAGYRIAICEQVEDPKLAKGIVKRDIVEIISAGTAMNEENLNAKEANYLCAYVPATSDDGKGGNGDVAAFAIADVTTGYLATCRSSVQAFECEFSRRMPKEIVIPEGTTIPSAIMDLIKAENVLVTELPAILFAEDQAKDVLFTHFKVEALDGLGLDGRVFETSVTGALLQYLINQKKSELSHFTTLEILNLDDYMTLDPSTLRNLELVRPLNADDYSSTLCSVLDFTVTAMGGRTLKDWVSHPLIAVDRIREREEAVGELVQNPVALDELKESLTSILDMERLMGRVGSGRANARDLAGMGRSLSQASKVADVLEGLHAPLFEGLRETLNAAKGRGEDLLKYFNDDLPMTVREGGMIRPGASAELDAMNEDIKERREWIASLEGRERERLGIPSLKVGYNRVFGYYIEITKAQMAKATQPIPDEYIRKQTTVNGERYITPEMKECESVISNAEVNIHALEYKIFCELRERVNSWRAELQGIADAIARVDSLYSFARAARKYNYVCPEVFDGTGIEIRGGFHPVIVAVNPDLNFVPNDVTLSPDGTRLMLITGPNMAGKSTYLRQTGLIVLMAQIGCFVPAESARIGVVDRIFTRVGASDRLSRGLSTFMVEMIETANILRNATPHSLVLLDEIGRGTSTFDGLSIAWAIVETLHSEPARMALTLFATHYHELTGLVESLEHAGNFQVAVQEKGDKLTFLHKILEGACDSSYGIHVAEMAGLPPNVVRRARKILLRLEKQKIDPSDEAQNKKIKAQPQMDLFAPPDENTLLLKDEIRRLKPEEMTPMQALQRLMDLKENYGK
- a CDS encoding RidA family protein, which encodes MSQIVSKFQELGLTLPACPAPVAAYVPATRFGDTIIVSGQLPSVKGDFSAFTGVVPNQISVEKAKEAAQICFLNNIAAALTQLKAGETLRLVQIQGFVQSANDFHDQPIVLNGASELAVQILGENGKHARTAVGVSTLPKNVAVEISCTFQAIKE
- a CDS encoding MFS transporter, yielding MQLGLFIHFQRWITFNSEGARFFWLSLLLQFAMFSPSIIMMHVASYFAGRFPKSKVMGWTSIGMAISVLLIAFFFGDRLDFGAFAFLFLYGIFLSIFNPAKIGLMKEITDGNDLVKINAKHLIFMALGITVISFLTFDYSPNDSSTVSYTLLPFILSAVGLVAAISSFCIRICKQNKFVKLRSPMRNFSSTWSNPMLKLSMLGIAAFWSVTQFLIMISQNMTGTQSTTLFQWTFIFTGIGYVIGAISAAKSSKNFVETGLIPLAAIASSITMIITPFINNQYVLAFLYAFIAFWAGSAFVILRTVIQNVTRPDTSGRIHAVSFMIQMSFLFILLGFQVILFLMTELSLHKQLFFLAVILALTFVFTLKRTPMTLLRAGLRFAFSYVFRYKVKVHGIQNMPESGPLLLVGPHFSFIDWAVLQMASPRTLLIASNRNTFADWYLRWFSHGKSVININRRDPSEAMEKIHEALLKGEAVVIFPEGEVSKTPFVSKFSLDYTKAIEGTEAQIVPFYIQGLWGSRYSHASECVNRPQYFNRVISVGFGKALPATTPENVIRKDLQNLGTDIWNMAMDHSASIIPLWYRAMRKRRSRPILIDPAGRHVNGYEMIRLCHHFSKKIKSLTKNDQNVGFMLPTSRDAALGIMSILGCGKTTVNLNYTSPVDTLIGCIDKAELSTIVTSRAFFDKLCGKNADFKQLAEKCQMFYIDEEEQKISTFCRLLESFIVLTFPKKLLRDLWFTTSKLTDDAVILFSSGSEGTPKGVELTHKNVISNAQQGDHVIRLCRTDVMASLLPLFHSFGFTMTFMMPLLDGVPMVLCPDPTDIKTLARVCAEYKATILMGTPTFLRAIAINRWVHPMCLDSLRYVIAGAEKLRPEMRETFKLKFGKDIYEGYGCTELTPLATLNAPNVLLDDFLTMEKCCDHSSIGMVVPGSTGAIIDPETNQFLAPGEEGMLVITGPQVMKGYLRDEAKTDAVIFEVDGRRWYKTGDKCTITEDGFVKILGRYSRFAKLGGEMISLTAVELRIAETGIMGEHEFAITAVPDSVKGERIVLLVKGDATLDTEDISRSLRKSGIPPLMQPGSVFVVEAIPKLGSGKWDFNGMKKLATELVEKK